A region of Streptomyces sp. NBC_01267 DNA encodes the following proteins:
- a CDS encoding HAD family hydrolase yields MQKLVLFDLDNTLIDRNGAIQDWAAQFAARYSLAGHAATQLVESVQARAFPATFESIRAEHRLPSSADSLWRQYCSDIAAAVRCPERVLTGMDALRATGWRVGIATNGATDIQNAKLQATGLVGRVDGVCVSESVGARKPSAVVFEAAAVACGSRLSQGGLMVGDNPETDIDGGRRAGLGTIWIHNGRSWPVRLAAPDHCVPDAEAAIALLLANDCSRSVTK; encoded by the coding sequence ATGCAGAAGCTGGTGCTCTTCGATCTCGACAACACCCTGATCGACAGAAACGGTGCCATCCAAGACTGGGCCGCTCAGTTCGCCGCTCGGTACTCCCTCGCTGGCCACGCCGCCACGCAATTGGTTGAGTCGGTCCAGGCGCGAGCATTCCCTGCCACCTTCGAGTCCATACGGGCCGAGCACCGTCTCCCGTCCTCCGCTGATTCGCTCTGGAGGCAGTACTGCTCCGACATCGCGGCGGCGGTCAGATGCCCTGAGCGGGTGCTCACGGGCATGGATGCCCTACGAGCCACCGGTTGGCGAGTCGGTATCGCCACCAACGGGGCAACTGACATCCAGAACGCCAAGCTCCAGGCGACCGGCCTGGTCGGTCGCGTTGATGGCGTCTGCGTCTCGGAGTCCGTCGGTGCACGAAAGCCCTCTGCCGTCGTCTTCGAGGCGGCAGCCGTAGCGTGTGGCTCCCGCCTCTCCCAAGGCGGCTTGATGGTGGGCGATAACCCAGAGACCGACATTGATGGAGGTCGTCGAGCCGGCCTAGGCACAATCTGGATCCACAACGGGCGTTCGTGGCCTGTTCGGCTCGCCGCACCTGATCATTGCGTACCCGACGCGGAGGCGGCCATCGCGCTGCTGCTGGCCAATGACTGTTCGAGGAGTGTGACTAAGTGA
- a CDS encoding DUF317 domain-containing protein: MDVNVDDLPEPQVREVFAVNFPSTSPGFSTATDALKVHTWQLGPGQPTLVLDQFSAEDFHMVVDDRADVHVNSKDGRFYLGWFPLGRPGGDGEGWKIAVTGTTKVPGYSISFDAATPADIVAATVTCVLETAHPR; the protein is encoded by the coding sequence ATGGATGTCAACGTAGACGACCTTCCGGAACCCCAGGTCAGAGAGGTATTCGCCGTGAACTTCCCATCCACGAGCCCCGGTTTCTCCACCGCCACCGATGCCCTGAAAGTGCACACCTGGCAGCTTGGCCCGGGCCAGCCCACGCTAGTGCTGGATCAGTTCTCTGCCGAGGATTTCCACATGGTTGTGGACGACCGCGCCGACGTTCACGTCAATTCGAAGGACGGCCGGTTCTACTTGGGCTGGTTTCCGCTCGGCCGTCCCGGGGGCGACGGCGAAGGCTGGAAGATCGCCGTCACCGGCACCACGAAAGTGCCTGGCTACAGCATCTCCTTCGACGCCGCGACGCCGGCCGACATCGTCGCCGCCACTGTGACGTGCGTGCTGGAAACCGCCCATCCTCGGTAG